A genome region from Panthera leo isolate Ple1 chromosome A2, P.leo_Ple1_pat1.1, whole genome shotgun sequence includes the following:
- the VMAC gene encoding vimentin-type intermediate filament-associated coiled-coil protein isoform X1, which translates to MTGFGAEEDGSTPAVLKSPSSFEEALRMERDETSAQRGREVWSPSGKGFGPGWIHSFIFTEHLCASEIAALQEQLLTSEATVHSLQAALRQRNELIGQLQPRAELLQDICRWRPPVAGLLAALAEAERLGPLPTGDPSHPPPSGPGPGLANSTGDEEDRNHLQPAVFGTTV; encoded by the exons ATGACAGGTTTTGGAGCAGAGGAGGATGGGAGCACACCAGCAGTTCTGAAGAGCCCCTCTAGTTTTGAAGAGGCACTGAGGATGGAAAGGGATGAGACAAGCGCCCAGCGGGGGAGGGAGGTCTGGAGCCCAAGTGGGAAAGGGTTCGGACCTGGTtggatccattcattcatctttaCCGAGCACCTATGTGCCAG TGAGATTGCCGCTCTCCAGGAGCAGCTGCTGACCTCCGAGGCCACGGTCCACAGCCTGCAGGCCGCCCTGCGCCAGAGGAATGAGCTCATCGGGCAGCTGCAGCCCCGGGCTGAGCTGCTGCAGGACATCTGCCGTTGGCGGCCACCCGTGGCCGGGCTGCTGGCCGCCCTGGCCGAAGCCGAGCGCCTAGGGCCCTTGCCAACTGGAGaccccagccacccaccccccagTGGGCCCGGTCCAGGCCTTGCCAACAGCACTGGGGACGAGGAAGACAGGAACCACCTGCAGCCTGCGGTGTTTGGGACCACCGTGTGA
- the VMAC gene encoding vimentin-type intermediate filament-associated coiled-coil protein isoform X2 has translation MSAPQPLQIREANAHLAAVHRRAAELEARLDAAERTVSAQAERLARHDQQLRAALEELGRAKDCEIAALQEQLLTSEATVHSLQAALRQRNELIGQLQPRAELLQDICRWRPPVAGLLAALAEAERLGPLPTGDPSHPPPSGPGPGLANSTGDEEDRNHLQPAVFGTTV, from the exons ATGTCGGCGCCGCAGCCGCTGCAGATCCGCGAGGCGAACGCACACCTGGCGGCTGTGCACCGGCGCGCGGCGGAGCTGGAGGCGCGGCTGGACGCGGCGGAGCGCACAGTGAGCGCCCAGGCCGAGCGCCTGGCCCGCCACGACCAGCAGCTGCGCGCTGCGCTGGAGGAGCTGGGCCGCGCCAAGGACTG TGAGATTGCCGCTCTCCAGGAGCAGCTGCTGACCTCCGAGGCCACGGTCCACAGCCTGCAGGCCGCCCTGCGCCAGAGGAATGAGCTCATCGGGCAGCTGCAGCCCCGGGCTGAGCTGCTGCAGGACATCTGCCGTTGGCGGCCACCCGTGGCCGGGCTGCTGGCCGCCCTGGCCGAAGCCGAGCGCCTAGGGCCCTTGCCAACTGGAGaccccagccacccaccccccagTGGGCCCGGTCCAGGCCTTGCCAACAGCACTGGGGACGAGGAAGACAGGAACCACCTGCAGCCTGCGGTGTTTGGGACCACCGTGTGA
- the CAPS gene encoding calcyphosin, whose amino-acid sequence MDAVDATVEKLRAQCLSRGALGIQGLARFFRRLDRDESRSLDSGELQRGLAELGLVLDAAEAEGVCRRWDRDGSGTLDLEEFLRALRPPMSQAREAVIAAAFAKLDRSGDGVVTVDDLRGVYSGRTHPKVRNGEWTEEEVLRRFLDNFDSSEKDGQVTLAEFQDYYSGVSASVDTDEEFVAMMTSAWQL is encoded by the exons ATGGATGCTGTGGACGCCACTGTGGAGAAGCTCCGGGCACAGTGTCTGTCCCGAGGGGCCTTGGGCATCCAGGGCCTGGCTAG GTTTTTCCGCCGCCTGGATCGGGACGAGAGCCGATCCCTGGACTCGGGGGAACTCCAGCGGGGCCTGGCTGAGCTGGGGCTGGTGCTGGACGCAGCCGAGGCGGAGGGGGTGTGCAGGCGCTGGGACCGTGACGGCAGTGGGACGCTGGACCTGGAGGAGTTCCTGAGGGCACTGCGG ccccccatgTCCCAGGCCCGGGAGGCGGTCATCGCAGCTGCGTTTGCCAAGCTGGACCGCAGTGGGGACGGCGTGGTGACCGTGGACGACCTCCGGGGGGTCTACAGTGGCCGCACCCACCCCAAGGTGCGAAATGGGGAGTGGACCGAGGAGGAGGTCCTCCGCCGCTTCCTGGACAACTTCGACTCCTCTGAGAAGGACGGGCAG GTCACTCTGGCTGAATTCCAGGACTACTACAGCGGCGTGAGCGCCTCCGTGGACACAGATGAGGAGTTTGTGGCCATGATGACCAGCGCCTGGCAGCTGTGA